A portion of the Flavobacterium limnophilum genome contains these proteins:
- the rfbH gene encoding lipopolysaccharide biosynthesis protein RfbH — protein MESKIILDNLRKEIAALVSQYTEEAYKHKAFVPGESVIPPAGKVIGNEEIQNMVDASLDGWLTTGRFNAAFEKRLAEFLGVKYCISVNSGSSANLVAFSALTSATLGDRAIKKGDEVIGVAAGFPTTVNPIVQFGAIPVFVDVDLDTHNINADLIEAAITPKTKAIMLAHTLGNPFNLDKVKALCDKHNLWLVEDCCDALGATYNGQLVGTFGDIATLSFYPAHHITMGEGGAVFTNNAQLKLIAESFRDWGRDCYCAPGCDNTCDCRFEQQHGDLPFGYDHKYVYSHLGYNLKITDMQAACGLAQIDKAAGFIEKRRENFSLLHDRLSSLTDFIHLPVATPNSNPSWFGFPITLKPDCGVNRVDLLKFLDQNKIGSRLLFAGNLTKQPYFKGVDYRVVGELTNTDITMNDTFWIGIYPALGAEHFDFVAEKLEEFFGLNF, from the coding sequence ATGGAAAGCAAAATAATTTTAGACAACCTTAGAAAAGAAATAGCCGCTTTGGTATCCCAATACACGGAAGAAGCTTATAAGCACAAAGCTTTTGTTCCTGGCGAATCCGTGATTCCGCCTGCGGGAAAAGTGATCGGGAATGAAGAAATCCAGAACATGGTAGATGCCTCCTTGGACGGATGGTTGACTACCGGACGTTTTAATGCGGCTTTTGAAAAAAGGTTGGCCGAATTTTTAGGGGTAAAATATTGTATTTCCGTAAACTCGGGATCTTCTGCGAATTTAGTGGCTTTTAGTGCGCTTACTTCAGCAACACTTGGCGATAGAGCCATCAAAAAAGGAGATGAGGTTATTGGTGTGGCAGCAGGCTTTCCAACTACTGTAAATCCTATTGTACAATTTGGTGCCATTCCCGTTTTTGTGGACGTGGATTTGGATACCCATAACATCAATGCCGATTTGATTGAAGCGGCCATTACGCCGAAAACGAAAGCCATCATGCTGGCACATACTTTAGGAAATCCTTTCAATTTGGACAAAGTGAAAGCACTTTGCGACAAACATAATTTGTGGTTGGTTGAGGATTGTTGTGATGCTTTGGGAGCCACTTACAATGGACAGCTGGTGGGTACTTTTGGAGATATTGCCACCTTGAGTTTTTATCCTGCCCACCATATCACGATGGGAGAGGGTGGAGCCGTTTTTACCAACAACGCCCAATTGAAATTAATTGCCGAATCTTTTAGAGACTGGGGCAGGGATTGTTATTGTGCTCCAGGTTGCGACAATACTTGTGATTGTCGTTTTGAGCAACAACACGGCGATTTGCCTTTTGGTTATGACCATAAATATGTTTACTCCCATTTGGGCTATAATTTGAAAATTACGGACATGCAGGCCGCTTGCGGTTTGGCCCAGATTGACAAAGCCGCCGGTTTCATCGAGAAAAGAAGAGAAAATTTTAGCTTGTTACATGACAGGTTAAGTAGCCTCACGGATTTTATCCATTTGCCGGTAGCCACCCCCAACAGTAATCCTAGCTGGTTTGGATTTCCTATCACGCTTAAACCCGATTGTGGTGTCAATAGAGTAGATTTGTTAAAATTTTTGGACCAAAACAAGATTGGTTCGCGATTGCTTTTTGCCGGTAATCTAACGAAACAACCTTATTTTAAAGGTGTTGATTATCGCGTGGTTGGCGAATTGACCAATACCGACATCACCATGAACGATACCTTTTGGATCGGGATTTATCCAGCTCTTGGAGCGGAACATTTTGATTTTGTGGCCGAGAAACTGGAAGAATTTTTCGGATTGAATTTTTAG
- a CDS encoding NAD-dependent epimerase/dehydratase family protein, with the protein MQPTILITGITGFLGSHIAENLVANNIQVIGLKRKDSDVWRCEGFKDKITWVTIDENGFFEDELKKHSFDTLIHGAWIGVESNSRDDWKEQSKNIPFLVSLLDVAQTVGVKKFIFLGSQAEYGNIEGKIDENQKTKALNAYGSIKLACLEIVKTFCETNAINWIWLRLFSLFGEKENQNWLIPSLIASMQKTKQMDFTPGEQKYAYLYVKDYASIMNKIITMPVESGVYNISSNQTRTIKSLVEDVRDYINPEFTLNFGALNYRNNQSMHIEGDITKLSSQIGAVAFTDFDEALHTSLNYYLKK; encoded by the coding sequence ATGCAACCAACCATTTTAATAACAGGCATTACCGGTTTTTTGGGCTCCCACATAGCCGAAAATCTTGTTGCCAACAACATTCAAGTGATTGGATTAAAACGCAAAGATTCCGATGTTTGGCGATGCGAAGGATTTAAAGACAAGATTACCTGGGTGACCATTGATGAAAATGGATTTTTTGAGGATGAATTAAAAAAACATTCTTTTGATACCTTGATTCACGGTGCCTGGATAGGCGTTGAATCTAATTCCAGGGATGATTGGAAGGAGCAATCTAAAAACATTCCTTTTCTGGTTTCGTTGTTGGATGTTGCCCAAACAGTTGGCGTGAAAAAGTTTATTTTTTTGGGATCGCAAGCCGAGTATGGGAATATAGAAGGGAAAATTGATGAAAATCAAAAGACCAAGGCTTTAAACGCCTACGGAAGCATAAAATTGGCTTGTCTGGAAATAGTAAAGACTTTTTGCGAAACCAATGCCATCAACTGGATTTGGTTGCGATTGTTTTCCTTGTTTGGCGAAAAGGAAAATCAAAATTGGTTAATCCCCTCCTTGATAGCGTCAATGCAGAAGACGAAACAAATGGATTTTACTCCGGGAGAGCAAAAATATGCTTATCTCTATGTTAAAGATTATGCTTCCATAATGAACAAGATTATAACAATGCCGGTAGAATCTGGGGTTTACAACATTTCTTCCAACCAAACGAGAACCATTAAATCTTTGGTAGAAGACGTAAGGGATTATATTAATCCAGAATTTACATTAAATTTTGGGGCATTGAATTACAGGAATAACCAATCCATGCATATCGAAGGCGATATAACGAAGTTGAGTTCCCAAATAGGAGCAGTTGCATTTACCGATTTTGATGAAGCTTTGCACACTAGTTTAAACTATTATCTAAAAAAATAA
- a CDS encoding thiamine pyrophosphate-binding protein → MKVSDFIAEFLVKKGIKSVFELSGGMITHLLDSLNQKTDIHIITMHHEQAAAFAAEGYARVTGLPGIALATSGPGATNLLTGIGSCYFDSTPAVFITGQVNRHELKGDRGIRQLGFQETDIISMATPITKACFQISDPDTLPAVFEQAFQIALEGRPGPVLIDIPMDVQRNQIEANYFPSETAGHSAIDSLVLENLIQDIKLAKQPLILAGRGIKAGNSQNLFDQFVKKTKVPVITTLLGLDTMAYDDVQRVGFIGSYGNRWANIAFGECDLLIVLGSRLDIRQTGADTKFIENRKIYHIDCETAEINNRVKGCEAIVADLNSFFNDFDTAASPHLFAIPASWRNRIDDLKNTWPDTKELTPTGINPNVFMHALSSKSQKAKAYLADVGSHQMWAAQSLELGKDQHFLTSGGMGAMGFSLPAGIGACIALDKEAVVVLVGDGCMQINIQELQTIVRNHLPVKIIVLNNNTLGMIRQFQDSYFESRYQSTYWGYSAPDFSKVALAYGIDAKTIENMDEIENAVEWLWKDENAAKPQLLQVMINPHTNTYPKIAFGKPITEMEPFAKPIEMEGT, encoded by the coding sequence ATGAAAGTATCCGATTTTATTGCCGAATTTTTGGTAAAAAAGGGAATTAAAAGTGTTTTTGAGTTGTCGGGAGGCATGATAACGCACCTATTGGATTCGTTGAACCAGAAAACGGACATCCATATCATCACGATGCATCATGAACAAGCAGCCGCTTTTGCCGCCGAAGGTTATGCAAGAGTAACAGGTTTGCCGGGGATTGCATTGGCCACTTCAGGGCCAGGGGCAACCAATTTGTTGACCGGGATAGGAAGTTGCTATTTTGATTCGACTCCAGCCGTTTTTATTACGGGACAAGTCAACAGACACGAATTAAAAGGAGACCGAGGAATACGACAGTTGGGATTTCAAGAGACCGACATCATTTCGATGGCAACACCCATCACCAAAGCTTGTTTCCAGATTAGCGATCCCGATACCCTTCCGGCCGTTTTTGAGCAAGCTTTCCAGATTGCCTTGGAAGGAAGACCGGGGCCGGTTCTTATCGACATTCCCATGGATGTGCAGCGCAATCAAATAGAAGCCAACTACTTTCCGTCAGAAACAGCAGGACATTCAGCAATAGATTCCCTTGTTTTGGAAAACTTGATTCAAGACATCAAACTTGCCAAACAACCCCTAATTTTGGCGGGTAGAGGAATCAAGGCAGGCAACAGCCAGAATCTTTTCGACCAGTTTGTCAAAAAAACAAAAGTTCCCGTAATCACGACACTTTTAGGATTGGATACCATGGCTTATGACGATGTTCAACGCGTTGGCTTTATTGGCAGCTATGGCAACCGATGGGCCAATATTGCTTTTGGCGAATGCGATTTATTGATTGTTTTGGGCAGTAGATTGGATATCAGACAAACGGGTGCCGACACCAAGTTTATAGAAAACAGAAAAATTTACCATATTGATTGTGAAACAGCCGAAATCAACAATCGTGTCAAAGGTTGCGAGGCTATTGTTGCGGACTTGAATTCGTTTTTCAATGATTTTGATACTGCGGCCTCACCCCATCTTTTTGCCATTCCAGCATCATGGAGGAATCGCATTGATGATTTAAAAAACACTTGGCCGGATACCAAAGAATTGACTCCCACAGGAATTAATCCCAACGTGTTCATGCATGCGCTTTCCAGTAAATCACAAAAAGCAAAGGCTTATTTGGCGGATGTGGGAAGCCATCAAATGTGGGCTGCCCAATCGTTGGAGTTGGGTAAAGACCAGCATTTTTTAACTTCGGGAGGGATGGGCGCCATGGGTTTTTCATTGCCGGCAGGAATTGGAGCCTGTATCGCTTTGGACAAGGAAGCGGTCGTGGTGCTTGTTGGTGACGGCTGCATGCAGATTAATATTCAAGAATTGCAAACAATCGTCAGGAACCATCTGCCTGTCAAGATTATTGTTTTGAACAACAATACCTTGGGGATGATCAGGCAGTTTCAAGACAGTTATTTTGAATCCCGTTATCAATCGACCTATTGGGGATACAGTGCGCCGGATTTTTCCAAGGTGGCACTGGCTTACGGAATTGATGCAAAAACCATTGAAAACATGGACGAGATCGAGAATGCCGTGGAATGGTTGTGGAAGGATGAAAATGCCGCCAAGCCCCAATTGCTGCAAGTCATGATCAACCCACACACGAATACCTATCCCAAGATTGCTTTTGGCAAACCCATTACCGAAATGGAGCCCTTTGCGAAGCCAATAGAAATGGAAGGGACTTAA
- a CDS encoding acyltransferase — protein MNSNSTYSKDIKARSKLRFIKGLYPRFKNYLINNFIIWIARRKGATIGQCVTMPYKLAKSANSNLTVGNHTSIQSHLIDLRCKVTIGSYVIIGSDVQIITLSHNIDSVDWEHKPYGIEIEDYCWLATRVFVLPSCQLIGYGAVCAAGSVLTRNVDSMAIVTGNPAVLLRKRKNVHTDLCVESMLGNDFVAYINAYKTKFK, from the coding sequence ATGAATTCTAATAGTACTTACTCAAAAGATATAAAGGCACGATCAAAATTACGTTTTATAAAAGGATTGTATCCAAGGTTTAAAAATTATTTAATAAATAATTTTATCATTTGGATTGCCAGACGCAAAGGTGCTACAATTGGTCAATGTGTAACTATGCCTTATAAATTAGCTAAATCTGCTAACTCTAATTTGACTGTTGGAAACCACACTTCAATCCAAAGTCATTTAATTGATTTAAGATGTAAAGTAACTATAGGAAGCTATGTTATTATAGGTTCTGATGTTCAAATTATCACACTTAGCCATAATATTGATTCAGTAGATTGGGAGCATAAGCCGTATGGTATTGAAATAGAAGATTATTGTTGGTTGGCTACGCGTGTTTTTGTTTTGCCATCATGTCAGCTTATTGGTTATGGTGCTGTATGTGCAGCTGGTTCAGTTTTGACACGGAATGTAGATTCAATGGCGATAGTTACGGGGAATCCTGCTGTATTATTAAGGAAAAGGAAAAATGTGCATACAGACTTGTGTGTTGAATCTATGCTCGGAAACGATTTTGTGGCTTATATCAATGCTTATAAAACAAAATTTAAATAA
- a CDS encoding lipopolysaccharide biosynthesis protein, whose amino-acid sequence MSIKKKLVQNGLASAVQKIIKVCEQLLLVPFFISAWGAAYYGEWLTLTIIPTIIGFSDLGFGTAACNSFVLKYASDDKQGASNISKSGFLSIHLIVIAGILISALVMLVLDYFHIFDKLLVHRDDAILAVSFLMLARLFGFYTPLNEAYFRSARKVALSINLGSIHSGLNVAVGLIVLLCKGGIVLYSFTNLIIAIVFSLYYAIIARKMLPIEKKYKGQILKSDIKSIFHNGIGFLLSPVWQAIFFQGTTFVVRIVLGSVAVTIFNTVRTLTRAMNQVNSMVIASVLPELQYEIGAGNLKQARKIFRFGLSVIVIIALVGMAFLFVCGPWVYELWTSKALNPPAMMWNVFIVGILFNGIWWMSSDVLIASNKPYDFTIAGLIVSVFAVVSSYFLSKQIGITGAAFGSLLLDAILFLYVLPKSCRIIEQPINNLIGDSIRDYRGYLEDFVGRKVNKN is encoded by the coding sequence ATGTCTATAAAGAAAAAACTTGTTCAAAATGGATTGGCTTCAGCTGTACAGAAGATTATAAAAGTCTGTGAACAGCTATTATTGGTTCCTTTTTTTATTTCTGCATGGGGGGCAGCTTACTATGGTGAGTGGTTAACGTTGACCATAATTCCAACTATTATAGGTTTTTCTGATTTAGGTTTTGGGACAGCAGCTTGCAATTCTTTTGTATTAAAGTATGCCAGTGATGACAAACAAGGCGCTTCTAACATATCTAAAAGTGGATTTCTTTCTATACATCTGATAGTTATAGCGGGTATTCTGATTTCAGCCCTTGTTATGCTGGTTCTTGACTATTTCCATATTTTCGATAAATTACTTGTACATAGAGATGATGCCATACTGGCGGTTTCGTTTTTAATGCTGGCGCGCTTATTCGGATTTTATACACCTTTGAATGAGGCTTATTTTCGCTCTGCCCGAAAAGTAGCTTTGAGTATAAATCTGGGGAGTATTCATTCGGGACTAAATGTAGCTGTAGGACTTATTGTTTTATTATGTAAGGGCGGAATTGTGTTGTACAGCTTTACCAATCTTATCATTGCAATCGTATTTAGTTTGTATTATGCCATTATAGCCAGAAAAATGTTGCCAATTGAAAAAAAATATAAAGGACAAATATTAAAATCAGATATTAAATCAATTTTTCATAATGGGATAGGATTCTTATTATCTCCAGTTTGGCAAGCAATTTTCTTTCAAGGAACGACCTTTGTTGTTCGTATTGTACTTGGGTCGGTGGCGGTAACCATATTTAATACTGTTCGCACCCTTACCAGAGCAATGAATCAGGTTAACTCTATGGTGATTGCTTCAGTATTACCTGAATTACAATATGAAATAGGAGCTGGAAATTTGAAACAAGCACGCAAAATTTTTCGGTTTGGATTGTCTGTAATTGTTATTATAGCATTAGTGGGTATGGCTTTCTTGTTTGTTTGCGGACCATGGGTTTATGAACTTTGGACAAGTAAAGCATTAAATCCACCTGCCATGATGTGGAATGTTTTTATTGTTGGTATTTTGTTTAATGGGATTTGGTGGATGTCTAGTGATGTTTTAATTGCCTCAAACAAACCCTATGATTTTACTATTGCAGGTCTTATCGTTTCTGTTTTTGCCGTTGTATCTTCCTATTTTTTGTCAAAACAGATTGGAATAACTGGAGCGGCTTTTGGAAGTTTATTGTTGGACGCAATTTTATTTTTATATGTTCTTCCAAAAAGTTGTCGAATTATAGAACAACCGATAAATAATTTAATTGGGGATTCGATTAGGGACTATAGAGGGTATCTGGAAGATTTTGTTGGAAGAAAAGTAAATAAAAACTAG
- a CDS encoding glycosyltransferase family 4 protein, producing MKKQIIVSQVGARHRYLIPQLLFKNNILNMLYTDSTRFSFLGRIAYFLKSIGIKNSRLIRLANRNPVIPIKYLYSTDWIIIKSLYEKKIDKNELLYQSLSNKFIKKGLGTATWLYSMYYENLEFVKYAKSKKLKIIIDIYENPNAFDDMLNEINNHIEYSIFSHLIEDYKSKSLFRKKHLENMLELADYYTIPSAFVQKSLGAYTNYDSKKGVILPYPSSINVNKYNYRPIRHKLIWVGNDPVRKGLIYCAKAATILKKKYPDLQFNIIGSVDSQIIKSVAFSDLCFLGVLDKENLINEYETAEAYVFPTLFEGFAGTIIEAASCGCPIITTENAGTDLNEFPAIYIPTRNVNAIVDAVISIFEDSKFRNKLSEDIYNYSDNLAIKVYEKKLISFFDTIN from the coding sequence ATGAAAAAACAAATAATAGTTTCACAGGTAGGAGCAAGGCATAGATACTTAATACCACAATTGCTTTTTAAAAATAACATCTTAAACATGCTTTATACAGATTCTACCAGATTTAGTTTCTTGGGTAGAATAGCATATTTTTTAAAATCAATAGGTATTAAAAATTCTAGATTAATTAGACTTGCTAATAGAAATCCAGTAATACCGATAAAATATCTATATTCGACAGATTGGATAATAATTAAAAGTTTATATGAAAAAAAAATTGATAAAAATGAACTTTTATATCAGTCACTTTCAAATAAATTTATAAAAAAAGGTTTGGGAACAGCTACATGGCTATACAGTATGTACTATGAAAATTTAGAATTTGTAAAATACGCAAAATCAAAGAAACTTAAAATTATTATTGATATATATGAAAACCCCAATGCTTTTGATGATATGTTAAATGAAATAAATAATCATATTGAATATTCAATATTTAGTCATTTAATTGAAGATTACAAGAGTAAATCACTTTTTCGCAAAAAACACCTTGAAAATATGTTAGAATTAGCTGACTATTATACAATACCTTCAGCTTTTGTTCAAAAATCATTAGGGGCATATACTAATTATGATTCAAAAAAAGGAGTAATATTGCCTTACCCATCTAGTATTAATGTAAATAAATATAATTATAGGCCTATTAGGCATAAATTGATTTGGGTTGGCAACGATCCTGTACGAAAAGGATTGATTTATTGTGCAAAAGCTGCAACTATTCTTAAAAAGAAATATCCTGATCTTCAATTTAATATCATAGGTAGTGTTGATAGTCAGATAATTAAATCTGTAGCATTTTCTGACTTGTGTTTTTTAGGGGTTTTAGACAAGGAAAATCTTATAAATGAGTACGAAACAGCAGAAGCTTATGTTTTTCCAACTTTATTTGAAGGTTTTGCAGGGACGATTATCGAAGCTGCAAGTTGTGGTTGTCCTATAATTACTACTGAAAATGCAGGCACTGATTTGAATGAATTTCCTGCCATATATATACCTACTAGAAACGTTAATGCGATTGTTGATGCAGTTATTTCAATTTTTGAAGATTCTAAATTTAGAAATAAATTATCCGAAGATATTTATAATTACTCGGATAATTTAGCTATAAAGGTTTATGAAAAAAAACTTATATCATTTTTTGATACTATTAATTAA
- a CDS encoding glycosyltransferase: protein MKILHVISSMDPKAGGVSQGIRNLNPYIVKGDVQVEVISIDDKNEDYQLKDEFVIHKIGKGKTSFQYNPKLYVWLMQNLENYDCVVVHGIWQYHNYAVYIAIKKLKKKAKKTPKVIIMVHGMLDPYFQKAADRKMKALRNELVWRCTEKKAINAADALFFTCEEELLLARTTFKGYLPKKEINVGFGIQKPPIFEVQMKKAFEQKCPEILGKKYWLFISRIHPKKGVDVLIDAYNKMTSANHILPDLVIVGPVDSDYAQQMIEKANVNPQIHFLGMLTGNSKWGAFYGCEAYLLPSHQENFGIAIVEAMACKKPVLITKNINIWREIEAGNGGWILEEVSTDSIEKSLLVISKYTDAHLENKGKCAIETFNKTFDVEDCADIFITTLKNL from the coding sequence ATGAAAATACTGCATGTCATTTCTTCCATGGATCCTAAAGCCGGAGGTGTTTCACAGGGAATTCGGAATTTGAACCCCTATATTGTCAAAGGCGACGTTCAAGTTGAAGTGATATCCATAGATGATAAAAATGAGGATTATCAGCTGAAAGATGAATTTGTAATCCATAAAATAGGCAAGGGTAAAACTTCTTTTCAATATAATCCAAAATTATATGTATGGTTGATGCAAAATCTGGAAAATTATGATTGTGTTGTCGTGCATGGAATATGGCAATACCATAATTATGCGGTTTACATAGCCATCAAGAAACTTAAAAAGAAAGCAAAAAAAACGCCTAAAGTGATTATTATGGTTCACGGTATGCTGGATCCTTATTTTCAAAAAGCAGCAGACCGGAAAATGAAGGCTTTACGTAACGAATTGGTTTGGCGTTGCACGGAAAAAAAAGCCATCAATGCAGCCGATGCCTTGTTTTTTACCTGTGAAGAAGAATTACTGCTGGCACGAACTACTTTTAAAGGATATTTGCCTAAAAAAGAAATAAATGTAGGTTTTGGAATTCAAAAGCCACCCATTTTTGAAGTGCAAATGAAAAAGGCTTTTGAACAAAAGTGTCCTGAAATTTTAGGTAAAAAATATTGGCTATTCATTAGCAGGATTCATCCCAAAAAAGGAGTGGATGTATTGATTGATGCTTATAATAAAATGACATCCGCCAATCATATATTGCCGGATCTTGTCATTGTGGGCCCCGTAGATTCTGATTATGCCCAACAAATGATTGAGAAAGCTAATGTTAATCCTCAAATTCACTTTCTGGGAATGTTGACCGGAAATAGTAAATGGGGGGCTTTTTATGGTTGTGAAGCTTATTTATTACCGAGCCATCAGGAAAATTTTGGTATTGCCATTGTAGAGGCTATGGCTTGTAAAAAACCTGTACTGATTACCAAAAATATAAATATTTGGCGTGAAATTGAAGCTGGAAATGGAGGGTGGATTCTCGAAGAAGTAAGCACGGATTCCATTGAGAAATCCCTTTTAGTTATTTCGAAGTATACTGATGCACACTTAGAAAATAAAGGAAAATGCGCTATTGAAACTTTTAATAAGACATTTGATGTTGAAGATTGTGCGGATATTTTTATTACAACTTTAAAAAACTTATAA
- a CDS encoding putative colanic acid biosynthesis acetyltransferase: MKEIPKYIDTIPASDKFYRLIWRVVCLFLFKPFSLPLFSGWRIFLLKCFGAKIGKYCNIYASAYIPSPRNLTMGLHSTLGPGVQLHFGKTIIGNKVTVSQRTYLCSATHKTSSINIPFIAGEIIIKDFAWIAAEAFIMANVIIGEGAVVGARSAVFKDVADWTIVGGNPAIFIKKRELE; the protein is encoded by the coding sequence GTGAAAGAGATACCTAAATATATTGATACGATACCGGCATCAGACAAATTTTATCGTTTGATTTGGAGGGTTGTTTGCCTGTTTTTGTTCAAACCGTTTTCTTTGCCTCTTTTTAGTGGATGGAGAATTTTTTTGCTAAAATGCTTTGGAGCTAAAATAGGTAAATATTGCAATATTTATGCGTCTGCTTATATTCCGTCTCCAAGAAATTTAACTATGGGACTACATTCCACATTAGGTCCTGGAGTTCAATTGCATTTCGGAAAAACGATAATAGGCAATAAGGTAACGGTATCCCAAAGAACCTATTTGTGCAGTGCCACACATAAAACTTCATCCATAAATATTCCTTTTATTGCGGGTGAAATAATTATAAAGGATTTTGCATGGATTGCAGCAGAAGCATTCATTATGGCTAATGTCATAATCGGCGAAGGTGCTGTTGTTGGTGCTAGGTCAGCTGTCTTTAAAGATGTTGCCGATTGGACAATAGTAGGAGGAAATCCTGCTATATTTATTAAAAAAAGAGAATTAGAATAA
- a CDS encoding glycosyltransferase family 2 protein translates to MKLPLPITIAIPIKNEALLLQGCLDAIGKDFVEKIVIIDSGSTDDSLEIAQRNDVEVLDFKWNGQFPKKRNWFLQNHTPTTRWVLFLDADEYLTEGFKNEIRKAIVDENKVGFWLTYSRYFLGKKMKGGYPLRKLALFRVGAGEYERIEENNWSKLDMEIHEHPILKGNVGTVKSEIDHLDFRGISHYVIKHNEYASWEAERIMKMGANLEIKKQWTWKQKIKYKLMLTPFIGPVFFFGSYFLLGGFRDGSRGLAFSILKASYFTQVYCKIKEQKLSKK, encoded by the coding sequence ATGAAACTACCACTCCCGATTACTATCGCCATCCCCATTAAAAATGAAGCGCTTCTTTTGCAAGGTTGTCTCGATGCCATCGGGAAAGACTTTGTGGAGAAAATCGTCATCATCGATTCGGGAAGCACGGATGATTCCTTGGAAATAGCGCAAAGAAATGATGTTGAGGTATTGGATTTTAAGTGGAATGGCCAATTCCCCAAGAAAAGGAATTGGTTTTTGCAAAACCATACTCCAACAACCCGATGGGTACTTTTTTTGGATGCAGATGAATATCTCACAGAAGGCTTTAAAAACGAAATTCGGAAAGCCATTGTCGACGAAAACAAGGTGGGTTTTTGGTTGACCTACAGCCGTTATTTTTTGGGCAAGAAAATGAAGGGCGGTTATCCATTGCGTAAGTTGGCCCTGTTTAGGGTGGGAGCCGGGGAATATGAAAGAATTGAAGAAAACAACTGGAGTAAGCTGGATATGGAAATCCATGAGCATCCAATTTTAAAAGGGAATGTTGGCACGGTAAAAAGTGAGATAGACCATTTAGACTTCAGGGGAATTTCTCATTATGTGATCAAACATAACGAATATGCCAGTTGGGAAGCCGAAAGGATTATGAAAATGGGGGCTAACCTTGAAATCAAAAAACAATGGACCTGGAAGCAAAAAATTAAATACAAACTGATGTTGACCCCTTTTATTGGCCCGGTCTTTTTTTTTGGAAGCTATTTTTTATTAGGCGGTTTTCGTGACGGATCTCGTGGCTTGGCCTTTTCTATTTTAAAAGCGTCTTATTTTACACAGGTTTATTGCAAAATAAAGGAGCAAAAATTATCTAAAAAATAA